In one Verrucomicrobiota bacterium JB022 genomic region, the following are encoded:
- the ribB gene encoding 3,4-dihydroxy-2-butanone-4-phosphate synthase: MESSAHHFDSIEEAVAAIAAGELVIVVDDEDRENEGDLIMAASKATPETVNMMIRYGSGIVCVPMLGEHLDRLGLGPMVARNREVQRTDFAVTVDASTGISTGVSAKDRTVAIRILANPQATAEDLVQPGHVFPLRARPGGVLERAGHTEAAVDLATMAGLEPAGVLCELVNDDGTMQRLPELIEFREKFGLKMITIEQLIAYRLQQDTLVDRLCEGSIDTAYGPFAAHVYRSRLDQRHHLALIKGDVAGEEPVTVRVHSANVLTDVFSAVIGGQQPNFLHSCLKHIAGVERGVVLYMEPSTTAAKLQGCLQPQKAASSGAMDLRDYGIGAQILRHLGLKNIRLLTQNPRKVVGLDAYGIEIVEQIELS, encoded by the coding sequence ATGGAATCCAGCGCGCACCATTTTGACTCGATTGAAGAAGCGGTTGCGGCCATCGCGGCGGGGGAACTCGTCATCGTGGTGGACGATGAAGACCGCGAGAACGAGGGCGACCTGATCATGGCGGCCTCCAAGGCCACGCCCGAGACGGTCAACATGATGATCCGCTATGGCAGCGGTATCGTCTGCGTGCCCATGCTCGGCGAGCACCTCGACCGCCTCGGCCTCGGGCCCATGGTGGCGCGTAACCGCGAGGTGCAGCGCACCGATTTTGCGGTGACGGTCGACGCCAGCACCGGTATCTCCACCGGCGTCAGCGCCAAGGACCGCACCGTCGCCATCCGCATTTTGGCCAACCCGCAGGCCACCGCGGAAGACCTCGTGCAGCCGGGCCACGTGTTCCCGCTGCGCGCGCGCCCCGGCGGCGTGCTGGAGCGCGCGGGCCACACCGAAGCAGCGGTCGACCTCGCTACCATGGCCGGCCTCGAGCCCGCCGGCGTGCTCTGCGAGCTGGTCAACGACGACGGCACCATGCAGCGCCTGCCGGAGCTGATCGAATTTCGCGAGAAGTTTGGGCTCAAGATGATCACCATCGAGCAGCTCATTGCCTACCGTCTGCAGCAAGACACGCTCGTCGACCGCCTCTGCGAGGGCAGCATCGACACGGCTTACGGCCCGTTTGCGGCGCACGTCTACCGCAGCCGCCTCGACCAGCGCCACCACCTGGCTCTGATCAAGGGCGACGTGGCGGGCGAAGAGCCCGTGACCGTGCGCGTGCACAGTGCCAATGTCCTGACCGACGTCTTCAGCGCCGTGATCGGCGGCCAGCAACCGAATTTCCTGCACAGCTGCCTCAAGCACATCGCGGGGGTCGAGCGCGGCGTGGTGCTCTACATGGAGCCCTCCACCACTGCCGCCAAGCTTCAAGGCTGCCTGCAACCGCAGAAGGCCGCCAGCAGCGGCGCGATGGACTTGCGCGATTACGGCATCGGCGCGCAGATCCTCCGCCACCTCGGCCTGAAGAACATCCGTTTGTTGACCCAGAACCCGCGCAAGGTCGTGGGCCTGGATGCTTACGGCATCGAGATCGTCGAGCAGATCGAGCTGAGCTGA